A region of the Thermovirga sp. genome:
GATCCGCTCCAGCCTGTGACCGGTCAGTATCACGGGGTCGTGGGGCCCGATGCGGCTCATCACGTCCAACACCACGAGGTAGTACATGCCCGGGCCGACCTCGCCGAGCATCTCCACCATGGTGACCCCGCACCCCTTGAGGGCCAGCGTCTCCGCCGTCTCGAGCCCGGTCATGCCCGACCCTACTACTACGATCCTCCCCTCCGGACAGGCACGTCCCAGCAACACGTCCTCCGCGGTGCAGACGCAGTCAAGGTCCGTTCCGGGGACGGGCGGGATGCAAGGTTCCCCGCCGCACGCCAGGAAGACGCCGCAGGGGTCCAGCCCCCCGACGTCCTCGGGGGTGACCTCTCGCCCCAGCCGGACCTCTATGCCCTCGCTTTCGACACGGGCGATCAGGGAGTCGACGTATTTTGTGATCTTGTCCTTGCCGTAACCCCTGTCGGCGGTGTTCAGGGTCCCGCCCAGCCGCTCCCCGCCGTCGAATATGACCGGGGCGAATCCGCGCTCCTTGAGGACAAGGGCGGCCTCGATCCCGGCGGGGCCACCGCCGATCACGGCAACGGCGCGCCCCTCGCCGTCGCGGAGTGGGTACAGGTACTCGCGCTCACGACCGGTCTTCGGGTTCACCGCGCACCGCACCTGCCTGAGGTTGGCGATCTCAGCGAAGCAGCTGAGGCAGCCTATACACCTTCGGATGACGCTCTCACTGCCGGAGAAGGTCTTGGCGGCCCATTCCGGGTCCGCCAGCAGGGCGCGGCCGACCCCCGCGAAGTCGCAGACTCCATCCTCAAGCAGGGCCTCCGCCATCCAGGGGTCCTTGATGTTGCTCACGGTTATCACGGGGATGGAGACGGCCTTCTTCACGGCCGCCGCCATGTACTTCTTCCACCCCTGCTCGTAAGACCCGGG
Encoded here:
- a CDS encoding FAD-dependent oxidoreductase, with the translated sequence PGSYEQGWKKYMAAAVKKAVSIPVITVSNIKDPWMAEALLEDGVCDFAGVGRALLADPEWAAKTFSGSESVIRRCIGCLSCFAEIANLRQVRCAVNPKTGREREYLYPLRDGEGRAVAVIGGGPAGIEAALVLKERGFAPVIFDGGERLGGTLNTADRGYGKDKITKYVDSLIARVESEGIEVRLGREVTPEDVGGLDPCGVFLACGGEPCIPPVPGTDLDCVCTAEDVLLGRACPEGRIVVVGSGMTGLETAETLALKGCGVTMVEMLGEVGPGMYYLVVLDVMSRIGPHDPVILTGHRLERIVPGGVELSRLSDGEKVAVQADSVVLAVGVAPRRGVTELFKAAFPDAVVIGDARCCGRILEATQDARGRAFTFEPQA